A window from Pongo abelii isolate AG06213 chromosome 6, NHGRI_mPonAbe1-v2.0_pri, whole genome shotgun sequence encodes these proteins:
- the NDUFB2 gene encoding NADH dehydrogenase [ubiquinone] 1 beta subcomplex subunit 2, mitochondrial isoform X3, with translation MGHHVRGRHGPRGRLPSGDARVNAEPAERVGAGAGGPGGGSSLRGGCGRSWSEAGGGGGSGGDRPERVPSVPVVVCTLSPGIDSSPS, from the exons ATGGGACACCATGTGCGGGGCCGTCATGGTCCTAGGGGCCGCCTGCCCTCGGGAGACGCACGCGTGAATGCGGAGCCGGCTGAGCGAGTCGGCGCCGGCGCGGGCGGTCCAGGCGGAGGAAGCAGCCTGCGCGGCGGGTGTGGACGCTCCTGGAGCGAGGCGGGGGGCGGCGGCG GGAGTGGAGGCGACCGCCCAGAGAGAGTGCCGTCGG TGccagtggtggtgtgcaccttgaGCCCCGGTATAGACAGTTCCCCCAGCTGA
- the NDUFB2 gene encoding NADH dehydrogenase [ubiquinone] 1 beta subcomplex subunit 2, mitochondrial isoform X2, with amino-acid sequence MLKNHSGCREWRRPPRESAVGASGGVHLEPRYRQFPQLTRSQVFQSEFFSGLMWFWILWRFWHDSEEVLGHFPYPDPSKWTDEELGIPPDDED; translated from the exons ATGCTGAAAAATCACTCTGGCTGCAGGGAGTGGAGGCGACCGCCCAGAGAGAGTGCCGTCGG TGccagtggtggtgtgcaccttgaGCCCCGGTATAGACAGTTCCCCCAGCTGACCAGATCCCAGGTGTTCCAGAGCGAGTTCTTCAGCGGACTCATGTGGTTCTGGATTCTCTGGCGCTTTTGGCATGACTCAGAAGAGGTGCTG GGTCACTTCCCGTATCCTGATCCTTCCAAGTGGACAGATGAAGAATTAGGTATCCCTCCTGATGATGAAGACTGA
- the NDUFB2 gene encoding NADH dehydrogenase [ubiquinone] 1 beta subcomplex subunit 2, mitochondrial isoform X1, translating to MSALIRLASFARVGGRLFRSGRARTAGDGGVRHASGGVHLEPRYRQFPQLTRSQVFQSEFFSGLMWFWILWRFWHDSEEVLGHFPYPDPSKWTDEELGIPPDDED from the exons ATTCGGCTGGCGTCTTTCGCTCGCGTTGGAGGCCGCCTTTTCAGAAGCGGCCGCGCACGGACTGCTGGAGATGGTGGAGTCCGCCA TGccagtggtggtgtgcaccttgaGCCCCGGTATAGACAGTTCCCCCAGCTGACCAGATCCCAGGTGTTCCAGAGCGAGTTCTTCAGCGGACTCATGTGGTTCTGGATTCTCTGGCGCTTTTGGCATGACTCAGAAGAGGTGCTG GGTCACTTCCCGTATCCTGATCCTTCCAAGTGGACAGATGAAGAATTAGGTATCCCTCCTGATGATGAAGACTGA